A genomic window from Mobula hypostoma chromosome X1, sMobHyp1.1, whole genome shotgun sequence includes:
- the LOC134340490 gene encoding uncharacterized protein LOC134340490: MPFTVPIQCTDAGKPDQSEGPFLRPQQKKVLQGAVCNALADCQEVMGDTSQDKGPEYCPNIDIKPPPFNNNYDFLINEVVKSTHLKTAELLEPPTGESAQASASNLYDDYRNTFSFEAIRSASEQPTTNIPDPFLNGRVVLSGSDYPFGEKEYSETLNVPVPGILDSGGIYHSTECVSVIPDLLNSPEMSRPQQSPWSPRQSPEDCCAEHETTLNSESSLNSQVCEFCQAVFPAGAATRDDYLLHLTGHIECD, from the exons ATGCCCTTCACTGTGCCAATACAATGCACTGACGCTGGAAAACCTGACCAATCTGAAGGACCCTTCCTCAGACCTCAGCAGAAGAAAGTTCTCCAGGGAGCCGTCTGCAATGCTCTAGCTGATTGTCAAGAGGTAATGGGGGACACAAGCCAGGACAAAGGGCCTGAGTACTGCCCCAATATTGACATCAAACCTCCTCCCTTCAACAACAATTATGACTTTTTAATTAATGAAGTAGTAAAATCAACTCACCTGAAAACTGCCGAATTATTGGAACCTCCAACTGGAGAAAGTGCTCAAGCATCTGCCAGTAACTTGTATGATGACTACAGAAACACCTTTAGCTTTGAGGCAATCAGGAGTGCTTCAGAACAGCCAACTACAAATATTCCTGACCCCTTCCTGAATGGACGAGTGGTGCTTTCAGGATCAGACTACCCCTTTGGGGAAAAGGAATACTCTGAAACTTTAAATGTTCCTGTTCCAGGGATCTTGGACTCAGGGGGCATTTATCATTCCACAGAGTGTGTGTCTGTTATACCAGATCTTCTTAATTCTCCGGAGATGAGTAGGCCACAGCAG AGCCCGTGGAGCCCCCGTCAATCGCCGGAAGATTGCTGTGCGGAACATGAAACCACACTGAACTCTGAATCAAGCCTCAATTCCCAAGTCTGTGAATTCTGCCAGGCTGTGTTCCCAGCTGGTGCAGCAACCCGAGATGATTACTTGTTGCACCTCACTGGACATATTGAATGTGATTAA